The sequence ATAATCAATTTCTTTTTGTAATCCATCACAATTTTCTAATTTTATCCATATTATTTTTACAAAATTTTCATCAAAAACTCCTAAATTAGATAATTTCGCTTTAAATTTTTTAAAATTGATTTCTCTTAACCTTTTTTTTACATTATCTAATGTTTCTTTATCAATCTCTCCTAAAAATTTCAAAGTCAAATGTAAATTTTCTAATTCTGTTTTTTTTCCTTTAAAATCTGGTAAATCGCCTTGTATTTTTTCTATTTCTTTTTTTATTTCTTCTGGTAAATCCAAAGCAATAAAAACTCTCATTTTTATTCGGGAAGTAAAGTAAAAATTGAAAGTTTTTTTATTTTTATATTTCTTATATCTTGCAATTTTAAATTCTGTAATCTAGATTCGTAATTATAAAATTCTTCTGCCCCAAAACCTTCTTCTTCTATTAATAAACGATTCATAACTTCTGTGGAATCTTCTTC is a genomic window of Candidatus Pacearchaeota archaeon containing:
- the thpR gene encoding RNA 2',3'-cyclic phosphodiesterase; the encoded protein is MRVFIALDLPEEIKKEIEKIQGDLPDFKGKKTELENLHLTLKFLGEIDKETLDNVKKRLREINFKKFKAKLSNLGVFDENFVKIIWIKLENCDGLQKEIDYKLEDLFEKEKRFMSHITIARVKNIENKEKFLEELKKIKITEKEFLVKNFKLKESILKRERAEYKDLEVYFLK